Within Candidatus Abyssobacteria bacterium SURF_5, the genomic segment GACCGATTCCTTCGTCTCTCCCGGTCCGCCCAGCAGAAGAAACCCCATTCGGCGTATGCCAAAGTCCTTGAGCAGCGCGCATGTCCACCGGACATCATCCGGCTTGAATCTCTTATTCATCGAGCAAAGCATGTGCTCGCTCCCGCTTTCGCACCCAAGAGAGACTTCCTTGCAACCGGATTTCGCCATGTCCCGCACGAGAGTATCGCTAAGCTTGACCGGATAGACGATGCATCTCCATGAAACTCTTAGTCCGCTCGATATCAGCTTGCGGCACAACTCGCCGGCATATGAAGGCGGCAGATTGAAAGTGTTGTCGGTGAAATAAAATTGGGTAAAGCCCTTTTGCACGTGCCGAGCCATCCACTCAATGACCGGGGCAACGGAACGGCTCCTGAGTTTCCTGCCTTCGACCGTGGCGGTCGAACAATAGCTGCTCCATCGAACACCCTCGCCTGGTCTGAATGGGCATCCATACCGCCGGGTCCCGCGCGAAAGAACCCCGCCACAGGTCCGGCCCCGGCAATGGCAGATCGTCCAGGTTCTCTACAAATTCTCTTTCGCCCTGTAAGCCCTTTCCCCGCAGATACAGGCCCGGAATTCCCTCAACGCCCGCCTTCTCACAAAGACACCCCAGCAGCTTCAAGAAAGACGCCTCGCCTTCGCCCTGGATACCCATGTCCGCCCCCAAATATTCCAGCGCCGCCACCGGCACAATGCTGTAGCCGGCTCCACCAATAACGACCGGCGCAGGCGAAAGCCTCTTGCACTCCATAACGGTCGCTCTTGCCTTGTCGAGCATGAACTTCGTATCTTCCATTCTCTGGTCATCGATGTTTCTGACTGAGATGCCGATTACTTCCGGGTGAAACTCGCAAATGGCTTCCTGAAGAACCGGAAGAGGGTTCGTCTCGCCCATAAGATCAAGCATCTGAATTTCGTGTCCGGCCTGGCGTGCCGCCTCGGCTATGCATCCCAGCCCGAATGGCAGCGTGGGCATATTCACTTTTTCCGTGTTGGCGGAAATAAATAAAACCTTCAAAAACGCTGCTCCTTTATTCTCTGCTTCCACAAGAAATGGGATGAAAACAGGTCGGAAGGATCTCGGCGGGTATTGTCCGCGATGATGCAGACCGCTATCGGCGCTTCACTCAGGCATTGAGCCGCGCTGTTGGATGATCTCGACCGCTTCTTCGACCGAGTCAGTTATATGAAGCAAATCAAGATCAGCTCTGCTCAAAGTGCCTTCGCCAACTAATGTCTCGTGGATAAACTCTTTCAGAGACGCCCAGAATCTGGTTCCCATGGCGATCACCGGAAAAGATTCGATCTTGTTCGTCTGAATGAGCACAAGCGTTTCGAAGACCTCGTCAAGCGTACCAAACCCGCCGGGCATCACGACAAAGGCACGGGAATATTTCACCAGCATGACCTTGCGCACGAAAAAATGATCAAACTCGACAAAACGGTCCAGATACGGATTCGGTTTCTGCTCGCGGATAAGCTCAATATTGCATCC encodes:
- a CDS encoding TIGR00730 family Rossman fold protein gives rise to the protein MPRAKHPFEKNNEWFASFQGKNEKEFLAGSRERPEELASAARVFLEFVRGFQALGTLGPCVTVFGSARFNERHRYYKLARELGKRLASAGFTVMTGGGPGIMEAANRGAKESGGLSIGCNIELIREQKPNPYLDRFVEFDHFFVRKVMLVKYSRAFVVMPGGFGTLDEVFETLVLIQTNKIESFPVIAMGTRFWASLKEFIHETLVGEGTLSRADLDLLHITDSVEEAVEIIQQRGSMPE